In one Erinaceus europaeus chromosome 3, mEriEur2.1, whole genome shotgun sequence genomic region, the following are encoded:
- the WFS1 gene encoding wolframin isoform X1 — MDTSPATPSPTGPRPPLPPQTRARLNATASLEQEQSQNPVLPGPREDPGPERGDAATPAGPQTSRTRSREPAGLAAGPATGDSEVPFEEVLERAKAGDPKAQTEAGRRYLQRACAGDEELNSCTAVDWLLLAAKQGRREAVKLLRRCLAERKGITSENEQEVRQLSSETELERAVRKAALVMYWRLNPKKKKQVALSELLENVGQVHGQDGGAQPGPVPQSLQKQRRVLERLVSSEAKSHLALEDFVELTKKYAKGIVPPNLCLHEEEEEELAGKSPEDLPLRLKVFRFPLHAIMEVKEYLIELASRAGMHWLSTVVPTQHINALVFFLIVSNLTAAFFAFLVPLVVFYVAFASMVVCTLKVFQDSRAWDGFRSLTSLLLRFEPGLDVEQAEGNFSWNHLEPYGHFLLSVAFVILSFPVASRDWVPCSELAVVAVFFTAASYASLSASAEPYTRRALLTEVAAGLLSLLPALPLAEGHVLRRLGQPLWTVPLGPLLAFNISLPCALYLHLLYLFFRMARLRRFRGTYCYLVPYLVCFTWCELAVVLLPEATALGLLRASLGYLLFLFALPVLAAGLALLGLARLALWVLAQGPAKVAVTAGACCVPLLLRRRSPALGPLLGALRSVSRSSLVKLALVWLSAIVLFCWFYACRSEGAQVYNSTLSWSRYGHLCGPRAWRESNMARTQILCGHLEGHRVTWTGRFKYVRVTDTENSVEAAVGLLPQALGDWLRCLYGEPYPDCGPGAPAAPAELCRLGPLAERACHVKRFDRYKFELTVGMPPEGGGRGPEDDDVTKDIVLRASGEFRGALLHLRQGSLVEFSTVLEGRLGSKWPVFELKAIRCLNCMAELEPARRHVKLEQDWRAVAHGALKFAFNFFFFPFLSAA; from the exons ATGGACACCAGTCCCGCCACCCCGAGCCCCACCGGACCCCGGCCGCCGCTGCCACCCCAGACCCGGGCAAGACTCAACGCCACGGCCTCCCTGGAGCAGGAGCAGAGCCAGAACCCTGTCCTACCCGGCCCTCGCGAGGACCCTGGGCCTGAGAGGGGAGACGCGGCCACCCCAGCCGGGCCCCAGACCTCGCGCACCAGGAGCCGGGAGCCAGCAGGCTTAGCAG CAGGGCCGGCCACGGGGGACTCTGAAGTCCCCTTTGAAGAGGTCCTGGAGAGAGCCAAGGCCGGGGACCCCAAGGCCCAGACAGAG GCGGGGCGGCGCTACCTGCAGCGGGCGTGTGCCGGGGACGAGGAGCTCAACAGCTGCACCGCCGTGGACTGGCTGCTGCTGGCCGCCAAGCAGGGTCGGCGCGAGGCCGTGAAGCTGCTGCGCCGCTGTCTGGCCGAACGGAAAG GCATCACCTCCGAGAACGAGCAGGAGGTGCGGCAGCTGAGCTCGGAGACGGAGTTGGAGCGCGCGGTGCGCAAGGCCGCCCTGGTCATGTACTGGCGGCTGAACcccaagaagaagaagcaggtggCCCTATCGGAGCTGCTGGAGAACGTGGGCCAGGTCCACGGACAGG ACGGAGGGGCGCAGCCAGGCCCCGTCCCCCAGTCCCTGCAGAAGCAACGGCGTGTCCTGGAGCGCCTGGTCAGCAGCGAAG CAAAGAGCCACCTAGCACTGGAGGACTTTGTGGAGCTCACCAAGAAATACGCCAAGGGCATCGTCCCCCCCAACCTGTGTCtgcatgaggaggaggaggaggagctggcaGGGAAGAGCCCTGAGGACCTGCCCCTGCGGCTGAAG GTGTTCCGGTTCCCGCTGCACGCCATCATGGAGGTGAAGGAGTACCTGATCGAGCTGGCCTCGCGCGCTGGCATGCACTGGCTGTCCACCGTGGTCCCCACCCAGCACATCAACGCCCTGGTCTTCTTCCTCATCGTCAGCAACCTGACGGCGGCCTTCTTCGCCTTCCTGGTGCCGCTGGTGGTCTTCTACGTGGCCTTCGCCTCCATGGTGGTCTGCACGCTCAAGGTCTTCCAGGACAGCAGGGCCTGGGACGGCTTCCGCTCCCTCACCAGCCTGCTGCTGCGCTTCGAGCCGGGCCTGGACGTGGAGCAGGCCGAGGGCAACTTCAGCTGGAACCACCTGGAGCCCTACGGCCACTTCCTGCTGTCCGTAGCCTTCGTCATCCTGTCCTTCCCCGTGGCCAGCCGCGACTGGGTGCCCTGCTCCGAGCTGGCCGTGGTGGCCGTCTTCTTCACGGCCGCCAGCTACGCCAGCCTGAGCGCCTCGGCCGAGCCCTACACGCGCCGGGCGCTGCTGACCGAGGTGGCGGCCGGCCTGCTGTCGCTGCTGCCCGCCCTGCCGCTGGCCGAGGGCCACGTCCTGCGCCGCCTGGGGCAGCCGCTGTGGACGGTGCCGCTGGGCCCGCTGCTGGCGTTCAACATCAGCCTGCCGTGCGCGCTCTACCTGCACCTGCTCTACCTGTTCTTCCGCATGGCCCGGCTGCGCCGCTTCCGGGGCACCTACTGCTACCTGGTGCCCTACCTGGTGTGCTTCACCTGGTGCGAGCTGGCCGTGGTGCTGCTGCCGGAGGCCACGGCGCTGGGCCTGCTGCGCGCCTCGCTGGGCTACCTGCTGTTCCTCTTTGCGCTGCCGGTGCTGGCGGCCGGCCTGGCGCTGCTGGGCCTGGCGCGGCTGGCCCTCTGGGTGCTGGCGCAGGGCCCGGCCAAGGTGGCGGTGACGGCGGGCGCCTGCTGCGTGCCCCTGCTGCTGCGACGCCGGAGCCCGGCCCTCGGCCCGCTGCTGGGCGCCCTGCGCTCCGTATCGCGCAGCTCCCTGGTGAAGCTGGCGCTGGTGTGGCTGTCGGCCATTGTCCTCTTCTGCTGGTTCTACGCGTGCCGCTCGGAGGGCGCGCAGGTGTACAACTCCACGCTGAGCTGGTCGCGCTACGGCCACCTGTGCGGCCCCCGCGCCTGGCGGGAGAGCAACATGGCGCGCACGCAGATCCTGTGCGGCCACCTGGAGGGCCACCGCGTCACCTGGACCGGCCGCTTCAAGTACGTGCGGGTCACCGACACCGAGAACAGCGTGGAGGCCGCCGTCGGCCTGCTGCCCCAGGCCCTGGGCGACTGGCTGCGCTGCCTGTACGGGGAGCCCTACCCCGACTGCGGGCCCGGCGCCCCCGCGGCCCCTGCCGAGCTCTGCCGCCTCGGACCCCTGGCCGAGCGCGCCTGCCATGTCAAGCGCTTCGACCGCTACAAGTTCGAGCTGACCGTGGGCATGCCGCCGGAGGGAGGCGGCCGCGGCCCCGAGGACGACGACGTGACCAAGGACATCGTGCTGCGGGCCAGCGGCGAGTTCCGGGGGGCGCTGCTGCACCTGCGGCAGGGCAGCCTGGTGGAGTTCAGCACCGTGCTGGAGGGCCGGCTGGGCAGCAAGTGGCCGGTGTTCGAGCTCAAGGCCATCCGCTGCCTCAACTGCATGGCGGAGCTGGAGCCCGCCCGGCGCCACGTCAAGCTCGAGCAGGActggcgggcggtggcgcacggCGCCCTCAAGTTCGccttcaacttcttcttcttccccttcctgtcgGCCGCCTGA
- the WFS1 gene encoding wolframin isoform X2: MDTSPATPSPTGPRPPLPPQTRARLNATASLEQEQSQNPVLPGPREDPGPERGDAATPAGPQTSRTRSREPAGLAGPATGDSEVPFEEVLERAKAGDPKAQTEAGRRYLQRACAGDEELNSCTAVDWLLLAAKQGRREAVKLLRRCLAERKGITSENEQEVRQLSSETELERAVRKAALVMYWRLNPKKKKQVALSELLENVGQVHGQDGGAQPGPVPQSLQKQRRVLERLVSSEAKSHLALEDFVELTKKYAKGIVPPNLCLHEEEEEELAGKSPEDLPLRLKVFRFPLHAIMEVKEYLIELASRAGMHWLSTVVPTQHINALVFFLIVSNLTAAFFAFLVPLVVFYVAFASMVVCTLKVFQDSRAWDGFRSLTSLLLRFEPGLDVEQAEGNFSWNHLEPYGHFLLSVAFVILSFPVASRDWVPCSELAVVAVFFTAASYASLSASAEPYTRRALLTEVAAGLLSLLPALPLAEGHVLRRLGQPLWTVPLGPLLAFNISLPCALYLHLLYLFFRMARLRRFRGTYCYLVPYLVCFTWCELAVVLLPEATALGLLRASLGYLLFLFALPVLAAGLALLGLARLALWVLAQGPAKVAVTAGACCVPLLLRRRSPALGPLLGALRSVSRSSLVKLALVWLSAIVLFCWFYACRSEGAQVYNSTLSWSRYGHLCGPRAWRESNMARTQILCGHLEGHRVTWTGRFKYVRVTDTENSVEAAVGLLPQALGDWLRCLYGEPYPDCGPGAPAAPAELCRLGPLAERACHVKRFDRYKFELTVGMPPEGGGRGPEDDDVTKDIVLRASGEFRGALLHLRQGSLVEFSTVLEGRLGSKWPVFELKAIRCLNCMAELEPARRHVKLEQDWRAVAHGALKFAFNFFFFPFLSAA; the protein is encoded by the exons ATGGACACCAGTCCCGCCACCCCGAGCCCCACCGGACCCCGGCCGCCGCTGCCACCCCAGACCCGGGCAAGACTCAACGCCACGGCCTCCCTGGAGCAGGAGCAGAGCCAGAACCCTGTCCTACCCGGCCCTCGCGAGGACCCTGGGCCTGAGAGGGGAGACGCGGCCACCCCAGCCGGGCCCCAGACCTCGCGCACCAGGAGCCGGGAGCCAGCAGGCTTAGCAG GGCCGGCCACGGGGGACTCTGAAGTCCCCTTTGAAGAGGTCCTGGAGAGAGCCAAGGCCGGGGACCCCAAGGCCCAGACAGAG GCGGGGCGGCGCTACCTGCAGCGGGCGTGTGCCGGGGACGAGGAGCTCAACAGCTGCACCGCCGTGGACTGGCTGCTGCTGGCCGCCAAGCAGGGTCGGCGCGAGGCCGTGAAGCTGCTGCGCCGCTGTCTGGCCGAACGGAAAG GCATCACCTCCGAGAACGAGCAGGAGGTGCGGCAGCTGAGCTCGGAGACGGAGTTGGAGCGCGCGGTGCGCAAGGCCGCCCTGGTCATGTACTGGCGGCTGAACcccaagaagaagaagcaggtggCCCTATCGGAGCTGCTGGAGAACGTGGGCCAGGTCCACGGACAGG ACGGAGGGGCGCAGCCAGGCCCCGTCCCCCAGTCCCTGCAGAAGCAACGGCGTGTCCTGGAGCGCCTGGTCAGCAGCGAAG CAAAGAGCCACCTAGCACTGGAGGACTTTGTGGAGCTCACCAAGAAATACGCCAAGGGCATCGTCCCCCCCAACCTGTGTCtgcatgaggaggaggaggaggagctggcaGGGAAGAGCCCTGAGGACCTGCCCCTGCGGCTGAAG GTGTTCCGGTTCCCGCTGCACGCCATCATGGAGGTGAAGGAGTACCTGATCGAGCTGGCCTCGCGCGCTGGCATGCACTGGCTGTCCACCGTGGTCCCCACCCAGCACATCAACGCCCTGGTCTTCTTCCTCATCGTCAGCAACCTGACGGCGGCCTTCTTCGCCTTCCTGGTGCCGCTGGTGGTCTTCTACGTGGCCTTCGCCTCCATGGTGGTCTGCACGCTCAAGGTCTTCCAGGACAGCAGGGCCTGGGACGGCTTCCGCTCCCTCACCAGCCTGCTGCTGCGCTTCGAGCCGGGCCTGGACGTGGAGCAGGCCGAGGGCAACTTCAGCTGGAACCACCTGGAGCCCTACGGCCACTTCCTGCTGTCCGTAGCCTTCGTCATCCTGTCCTTCCCCGTGGCCAGCCGCGACTGGGTGCCCTGCTCCGAGCTGGCCGTGGTGGCCGTCTTCTTCACGGCCGCCAGCTACGCCAGCCTGAGCGCCTCGGCCGAGCCCTACACGCGCCGGGCGCTGCTGACCGAGGTGGCGGCCGGCCTGCTGTCGCTGCTGCCCGCCCTGCCGCTGGCCGAGGGCCACGTCCTGCGCCGCCTGGGGCAGCCGCTGTGGACGGTGCCGCTGGGCCCGCTGCTGGCGTTCAACATCAGCCTGCCGTGCGCGCTCTACCTGCACCTGCTCTACCTGTTCTTCCGCATGGCCCGGCTGCGCCGCTTCCGGGGCACCTACTGCTACCTGGTGCCCTACCTGGTGTGCTTCACCTGGTGCGAGCTGGCCGTGGTGCTGCTGCCGGAGGCCACGGCGCTGGGCCTGCTGCGCGCCTCGCTGGGCTACCTGCTGTTCCTCTTTGCGCTGCCGGTGCTGGCGGCCGGCCTGGCGCTGCTGGGCCTGGCGCGGCTGGCCCTCTGGGTGCTGGCGCAGGGCCCGGCCAAGGTGGCGGTGACGGCGGGCGCCTGCTGCGTGCCCCTGCTGCTGCGACGCCGGAGCCCGGCCCTCGGCCCGCTGCTGGGCGCCCTGCGCTCCGTATCGCGCAGCTCCCTGGTGAAGCTGGCGCTGGTGTGGCTGTCGGCCATTGTCCTCTTCTGCTGGTTCTACGCGTGCCGCTCGGAGGGCGCGCAGGTGTACAACTCCACGCTGAGCTGGTCGCGCTACGGCCACCTGTGCGGCCCCCGCGCCTGGCGGGAGAGCAACATGGCGCGCACGCAGATCCTGTGCGGCCACCTGGAGGGCCACCGCGTCACCTGGACCGGCCGCTTCAAGTACGTGCGGGTCACCGACACCGAGAACAGCGTGGAGGCCGCCGTCGGCCTGCTGCCCCAGGCCCTGGGCGACTGGCTGCGCTGCCTGTACGGGGAGCCCTACCCCGACTGCGGGCCCGGCGCCCCCGCGGCCCCTGCCGAGCTCTGCCGCCTCGGACCCCTGGCCGAGCGCGCCTGCCATGTCAAGCGCTTCGACCGCTACAAGTTCGAGCTGACCGTGGGCATGCCGCCGGAGGGAGGCGGCCGCGGCCCCGAGGACGACGACGTGACCAAGGACATCGTGCTGCGGGCCAGCGGCGAGTTCCGGGGGGCGCTGCTGCACCTGCGGCAGGGCAGCCTGGTGGAGTTCAGCACCGTGCTGGAGGGCCGGCTGGGCAGCAAGTGGCCGGTGTTCGAGCTCAAGGCCATCCGCTGCCTCAACTGCATGGCGGAGCTGGAGCCCGCCCGGCGCCACGTCAAGCTCGAGCAGGActggcgggcggtggcgcacggCGCCCTCAAGTTCGccttcaacttcttcttcttccccttcctgtcgGCCGCCTGA